The Impatiens glandulifera chromosome 8, dImpGla2.1, whole genome shotgun sequence genome includes a window with the following:
- the LOC124911361 gene encoding uncharacterized protein LOC124911361: MAAKGFVFWVLIFLAVLLCSAFSSSVHVSDSSSNTRGRKLKVTIFERKRATVQPNTNDYNPDPTPIASRDQIRTGPIQHGTPLMPFIPKPSPPGYPPDTTCLSSKCATND, translated from the exons ATGGCGGCAAAGGGTTTTGTCTTCTGGGTTTTGATTTTCCTAGCTGTTCTTCTCTGCTCTGCTTTCTCATCCTCTGTTCATG TTTCTGATTCATCTAGCAATACCAGGGGAAGAAAGCTTAag GTGACAATTTTCGAGCGAAAACGTGCCACGGTACAGCCAAACACGAACGATTACAACCCAGATCCGACTCCAATTGCATCGAGGGATCAAATAAGAACGGGGCCAATACAACATGGAACTCCGCTCATGCCTTTCATTCCGAAACCGTCTCCCCCAGGGTATCCACCCGACACAACTTGTTTATCCTCAAAGTGTGCAACGAACGACTAA